A region of the bacterium genome:
AAAGCACAATAAAAATAGAGTTCTCGCTTCGCTAAAGGGGGAAAGGGGGAGGATTATTCTAATATTTTTCAATAACCATAAATTTAAGCCCTATGAAAGGTTTTAGTAAAATTGGGGAATTTCTATTCTTTGTCAAGGACAAATTTTACTCAACCTATTTCTTCTCCTCTTTCTTCTCCTCCCAATAAACCCTTATTATCCCCTTTTTGTCCCGCCAGCTATTATTTTGCTTCAACTTCAATCTGAACAATTATCACCTCATTACTTTTTGTGCTGGAAGCTATTATCTCTTCCTTTTCTTGAATTCCATTGACAATAAAAGTCTTTAAAAAAGAACCTTCTTTATCTATAGACACCTTTCCAATACACCTTGGCCCACCAAAACCCAATGTTACATCTTCATAAGGCAAAAAACCAAATCCTTTTATGGTCAATGTCCCTGCCTTCCTATCGGCCTCTATTACCTCAATACAAGGCTTTATTTCAAGGTCTCTTTTTTCATAAAAACCAAGTTTTCCCTTTATTGTAACCCTCTTAATGCCCTTTGGCTGGGTATCCACAAGGAAATCAAGGCTAAAATCGCCATTCTCGCTGGTAAGGAATTCTTCTCTTTGAACTAATGTTTTTGTTCCCTCCCTTCTTTTTTCAAGGGTTATTGTTATTGTCTCATATTTAGAAAATCCATCTCCCTCAATTTTCATTGGTCTTAAAGGCTCGGCTGATTGAGGAAATTGCCTTATTCTTGGAAATATCTCAAAAGATACCTTGCTTGTTATGGATGAGAAAAGTCCATTTGCCTGAATTGAGACTTTTCCGGATGGCTCTATTGGAACCTTAAAGGGTATTTCAAAACTTCCAAATTTATCACTCCTTACACAAGCGATACTTACATAATTTCCAAAATCTATTCTAACCCACTCGCCTAGTTCGTATCTCACAGGCACCTTATAACCTGTGCCAGAAAGGGTAATGATTGAATCAACTTTGCCTGATTGCGGAATAACCTTAAGGTCTGGCTCCATAAAAAAAGCCATTCTCTCATCCCTAAATGTAACCCTGTCAAGTGTAAAAAATGTATTTGAACCATAAGGAAAATTACCAATAATAAATGATGAGGAAAATGTTCCTCCTTTCTCTACATCTACAAAGGTAACACAAGAATTAAATCCCATACCAACCTGAACCTTCTCCCTGGATGGATAGCCCCATCCGTCTATAAAAACCCTTGTCTCCCGACTTCCCCTCAAGGGATATGCTCTCATTACAGGCCTTATCCAAAAAGATATTGCCTCACTCTTACTTTTAGACTTTGCTGTTATTGTCTTTTGCCCACCTGGTTGGGATTGAATAATAAATGTTGTTGAAAATGTTCCGCTTAAGGATGCCTTTGCTTTAAAGATTTTTTTCTCAAAATTAATGGCTATGTCTTCACTTGGCTTATAGCCCTCCCCAGATATTAACACCCTTTCCCCTATTCTTGGCAGACGAGGCTCAATGGTTAAAGCAAAAGCCTTTAAGCATGCCATCAAAAGAAAAATGCCAATCTTAAAATATGGTTTTTCCATTAGAATCAATTCCAACATAAATTGGAAAATCCTTAACCTCCAATCTATGGATTGCCTCACAACCAAGTTCAGGATATGCGATAATTTCGGCTTTGCTAATAAAATTTGTGTAATATGCTGCAGCTCCACCAATGGCAACGAAATATACCGCTTGGTATTTTTTAATTGCATCTATAATTTCACTTGACCTTGGACCCTTTCCAATCATTCCAGCCAATCCAAGCGAAAGCAATAGGGGTGTCCATTTATCCATCCTTGCTGATGTTGTTGGACCACAAGAGCCAATGACGCTACCAGGCTTTGTCGGTGTTAGTCCTGTATAATAGATAACCTGGTCTTTAACATCAAATGGTAATCCCCGTCTATGTGCCTCATCCCTTGCTGTATAAATTATTCCAGAAAGGAAAACCTTATCTCCTGCTTTAAGGCTATAAAAAACATCTCTTTCTTCTGGAACCTTTACCTTCATAATACTACTTCTTTATACCGAGTGGCATAACATCCAATATTTATTGCCAAAGGGAGGCTTCCAATATGACAGGGTGCTAATTCTATATTAACAGAAATGGCTGTTGTTTTTCCTCCAAGACCACCCGGCCCAATTTCAAGATTGTTTATCCTTAAAAGGAGATTTTTCTCCATTTGTGCAACGGCTAAATTTTCATTAAACCTTCCTATATCCCTTAAAATTGCCTTCTTTGAAAGAAGGCAAGC
Encoded here:
- a CDS encoding FumA C-terminus/TtdB family hydratase beta subunit — translated: MKVKVPEERDVFYSLKAGDKVFLSGIIYTARDEAHRRGLPFDVKDQVIYYTGLTPTKPGSVIGSCGPTTSARMDKWTPLLLSLGLAGMIGKGPRSSEIIDAIKKYQAVYFVAIGGAAAYYTNFISKAEIIAYPELGCEAIHRLEVKDFPIYVGIDSNGKTIF